Below is a genomic region from Neurospora crassa OR74A linkage group VII, whole genome shotgun sequence.
accacgcaTGTTAAAGCATGGGCTTGAGATCCTCGGCAACGACAAAGGGAGCCTCTGTCTTGGCCTTGATCTCATCAACAGTGACACCATCAGCAATCTCAATGAGAGTAAGACCCTTGCCAAAGTCGACATCGAAAACGCCCTATCATCATCAGTCAGCTCCTGTCTCATGTCcaagggggggaggggtcCAGTCCAGGTAGGTAAAAACTCACCAACTCGGTAATAATCCTCGACACGCAAGCCTTGCCCGTCAACGGGAACGCGCACTGCTTGACAATCTTGGCATTGCCCTTCTTATCCGTATGCTccatcgtcaccaccaccttggtCTTCTCCGGGTTACTCACCAAGTCCATGGCGCCACCGAACCCCTTGACCTTGCCCGGCAACATCCAGTTCGCCAGGTCGCCATTCGCGCTGACCTGCATGGCGCCCAAAATCGTCAAGTTGATGCGTCCGGCACGAATCATGCCAAACGACTCCTCGGACCCAAACACGGCCGCTCCGGGAGCCAGCGTGACCGTCTCCTTACCAGCATTGATCAGATCcgcgtcctcctcgcccttcttcGGGTAGGGCCCCAGACCCAGGATGCCGTTCTCCGACTGTAACAGCACCTCAACGCCTTCCTCGACAAAGTTGGGCGCCAGCATCGGCATGCCGATTCCGAGGTTGGCATACATGCCATTCTTGAACTCCTTCGCCGCGCGACGCACGATGCGCTCGCGCTTGTTGGCCGTCTCGCCACTGCCCAAAGCTTTCTTCGCATCCGGGTCATTGGGGTCCTTGGCAAACGTGAACTTTTCAATATTCTTCTCCGCCGTGCTCTGGATCACGCGCTGCACGTAGATGCCCGGCAAGTGGACCGCCTCGGGCGGGATCTCACCGGGTTCAACAATGTGTTCGGCCTCGACAATGGTCACTTTGGCGTTGCGGCCCATGGCGCCGTTGAAGTTGTGCGCGGCCAGGCGGAACTGGCAGTTACCCAGCCTGTCGGCCTTGTAGGCCTTGACGAAGGCGTAGTCGCCCGCGATGGAGTGTTCAAGCAAATAAGACTTGCCGTTGAACACCTTGACGTCCTTGGGGTAGCTGAACACGTCCGGGGTGCCGTCGGGTTTGTTCTTGAGCGGCAACTCGCCCGTTTGCACGACGGTGCCGAACGCGGCGGGGGTGTAGAACGCGGGGATCCCCTTGCCGCCTGCTGCGCAGCGCTCGGCGAGCGTGCCTTGCGGGGTGAGTTCCAGCTCGACTTCGCCCGTCAGGTACATTTGCTCAAAGGTCTTGTTCTCGCCGATGTAGGAGGCGATCATCTTCTTGATTTGCTTGGTCTTGAGCAGCTTGCCGAGCCCGGAGGTGTCGGTGCCGGCGTTGTTGGAGACGGCGGTCAGACCGGTGATTTCGGGCTTGTGGATCACTTCGTCGATTAGAGTGTCGGGCACGCCGCAgaggccgaagccgccgcAGAGGAGGGTGCTGTTGGGCTTCATGTCGGCGAgcgcggcggaggcggaggggtAGAGCTTGTTGATCTCGGGGCGGCGGAGGGTGGTGGAGAAGCATCGCGCTAGGAGGGCGGAGTGCTACATTTTGGAGGTGTTTGTTAGTTTGGTGATGCTCATgtttggaggaggtgaaagttgttttggtggtgagaagaaaaggtgtgtggtgttttggtggtggttgtggtgttgaCATTGTCGATGGCAACTGAACCGAACCAGGGGTCTCCGTTGTTCGCAGTCGTTGTGCTCGcaaggaagaagctggaggaACAATTACTTACGTTGTTGCCATACTTGGCATACGCCTTCAGCGTACGAAGAGCTGTGGACATTTTGGCTGGTGATTTATGTgacttctttttcctcaCAGGTTTTCGTTTTCCCCCAGAAAATGCGCCTGAAGCTTCTCTTTATAAAGCTTCTTTGGAAATCGCAACTCGGCCGGCAAGCAGCTGGACCTTGGAAAGTTTCACCTCGAACAATCGGAACGAGGCTAGAGTACTAGTCTATCTGACCTAGTCCTAGTACTGACTCTATTATAGTCGTCAATCGTCAATCGTCAATCGTATGTCGGTTCGTGAGTTCGGTGCCTTGGGTGGGTGATTCGCGGGGGAGGGGTTCGTCcgggttatttaataaatagcaACGGGGGATAGAAGCGGCAGATGAGGTTGTGTACTTCGGTACGTTGTACCGAAACTGGAAGTGTTGACTTGACCCGTTGATTTCCGGTCGACTACCTAGCGACTCTCGACAACAGGACAGCAATCCAacagaagaaggggaagaggggaaatgggaaagggtatcttggagaagagaagagaaacagAAAAGGAACAAGATCAGGAGAGAAAACAGTCAAGAAGCAGAtgcggcagcagcgggagATATGTATCTATCAATGTGATAGTGAGACCACCTCCACACCACTGTTTTGTGTATTTAGTGTACGGATGAGCACCTTGCTGGACTCTCGAGACAGCAGCATCCTTGAGCTCTTCCCGGTAGCTCTTTGCTGTTATACCATCACTTACCGTCCCTTTTCCCCATCCTTTTCTCCCCTTGTCTTTCCGCTACATGGTCCGTGGTGTTGGTTGAGTGGACTAAAATCGAGGCCGAGCTAGTTGCCGTGACTCCAACGGTACCTCCAGCTTCCATGCTCCAGCGTGTTAATCATCTCCCGCCCTGGCCCGCCTGGTAGCCGCTTCGGAACCCTCCATCGGCAGAGAGTTTGTCCCCAAGGCCCCATTTGACCCTTGTTGTTCCGCGGTTTGCTCGGCATTAAGCGGGCGCGACGGGGCCGCGGGGAAATGTGTTTACGCGCGGATGGTGGGATGGGCGTTAGTTGGATCCGGGGGTTACATGCATGTTCCTGGTCCGAGATTTTGGATTATTTAGTCGTAGAGAGCGATATGTATCGTTTGTTATGTTATGTAATTGGAGATCCCTCTTACTAAGGACTGACAACTCGAACGACTTTcataaaatttactattgcAGTGTTGCTGTTTGTATGCCCAGGAATTTGTTACTACCGTACCTGTGAACTAATAGCTGACCTCACAGATAGTGCACTAACAAATATTATCTGGGCTTCGCTCTCCAACACTTTGGTCGTGGAGCACCAAATCCACTTGGGGGAaaccactacactacaattCATCCCACACTACCTAATCCGATGGACATCTCGTAGCTCTTGTCTTCAGTAATCAGCATCATATACAATTTTAGACACATACTATGATCACTTGACTATTCTACCTAGTTATCAACAATCGTCTGTATCTCCCGAGCGGACTTTCACATCTTCCGCTCTCATCACTCGTACTCAAACCCAGTGCGGTATACATTCTCATCTAATAGAGGACATGTATATGAAACGATTAAAGGTAGCTATGCTAATGTCGCGTGTGTATCTACCCATTCTCCCAGCGCCCGTTGTAATGTTATGTGacagagaaggaaaaagctGCGCTTTGAAAACATGTATATGATTGTATGTCCCGAATCCGAGTAAAACTCCTGCCGCATTCCAATCCATCCGTCCATCCGTCCATCCATGCCCACTGTGGTCTTCTCATCCTTATCTTCCATCGTTTCACCCTTGTGGTACAATCAAGCCGAACCCAATCATGAAAGGCCCTTGACGTTATGCGCCCGTCGACAGACTCCGGCATATGTATGCATGTGCAATGCCGTAAAGCCGTTGAATCAAGCCAAGAAACACCCGCTACACCAATGCGTCTTTCGATTAAAAAATGCGTAGGCTCAAATCAAGAcggctgtggtggttgtggtgatATTGGCGGTCTTTGATATGGATAAAAACGCCCATAGAACGCCATTGCTGTCTTTCTCCCTGGTCCGAGGGGTTGGCCAAATCATCCCTGAGGCCTGCGTCTCAACACACGCGTCGCGACTCCCAACACGTCTCGTACAGTATGGGCACGCTGCGCCAAGAGGTCGTCCTAGCGACGGCTTCCAGAGGTAGTAGCAGGAGTGCTCGTGGGATTCACGATAGGCGCACCACTGACCAGATCGATGTTGAAGGTCCATTTACCTAAGGCCTTAGTTAGTACCGACGAGTATAACAAATCCCGCGAAGAAAGTCTTACCTTTTTGAAGGTTCTCAGCAGTGTCCTCCAGAAGAATGACGCGCCGCTTGTTGCAGTACGACGTCTTGTCCATGATGTCCACCTTGAGGCCGGGCTGGGCAAGATCCTGGACCGGCTTCTCAAACATCTCGGACAGGTTCTCTACCGCCATCTCCAAGTCCTTTTGATTGCTCTCGAAGATCTCGGTAAGATTGTTGCGTGCCAAGTAGAATGCAAAGGCGTAGGTCCACATGAGCGTTTGCCGGCACGTCTGCAACGCCTGCGATGCAGATTGCAGGTACTGGACTTCGATCCAGGACATGCCCGATTGCTTTTGGAGCtccaccatcttcttctccgtcttGACATACAGATCCTTGTCCAGCCGGGCTGACTGCTCGTGGTTGTGGTAGCGGTTGTAGTAGTGGAGGTAGCGCTCCAGGGAGACTCGGGACCTAGCCTGAGCGTCGCGGGCTTCGGCGCCGCTCTTTTCCTCAAAGCGGTTGCAGTTGTACCAGCTCGTGCCGTGTTCGGACCAAAGCCCCATACACATCCAGCAAAACTCGTATTTGCACTTGCGGCATGTCATGTGGTTGCAGCCACCATTCTTCTCGATCGTGCTGTTGCACTTTGGGCATTCCTTGGTGTTAGCTGATATCCAATTGGCCGTTTCCGAGTCGTCTGCACATTTCTTGAGCCACTTCTTCACGAGCTCACAGGGAGCGGGCTGGTGGTCGGTGTAGATGCAGCCAAAGCAGAAGCGGTGGCCGCACAGACATGACACTGTGGGCACCACCTTGGTGAGGTCTTTCTTCTTGACACCGCACTCGACGGCGTTTGCGCAGTCAGGCGAGGGGCACCATTTAAGAGTTTCCTTGTCCTCAACGTACGTGCGCATGAGCAGCTCGTGATATCGTTCCGTCAACTCGGGCGTGACTAGGATGTCGAGCGAGCGGGCATCGATAATGAGATTGCAGCCGTCGGCGGGACACTGGATACGGGCGGCCTCGCCTTCTTCGCGGATCTTTTGTGATAGATACTGGCGGTAGCAGTCGACACAGTAACGATGGCCGCACTTGATGGCGAAGGACTCGAGGCCGTCTCCGTCTTCACAGCAGATATCGCACATGAAACCAGGGATGACCTGCAGCCGGGGCTTGTCGGCGGCGGTCTGTGCGAGGCCGGCCGCATCGAGAACTTGACGGGGTTTGTCCATGTAGTCCTCGATAAGACGCTCCCGGTTCCACCGAAAGTGCCGTAGCAAAATGgccgcttcttctttggaGATGTCGAGAATCATGTTGACCTCGTCGACCAGGCCATCCTGCTGTTTCTGTATGTCTTCGGGGCGGAACACCTTGAAGGGGATATCGAGGTAGTTGTGCTTCTTGGCCTGCTGGGAGTCCTTGTTTCCGGTATCCAGATCGGGCTCGTcgtcaaagtcaaagtctGGCGGGATCGCGGGGTCAGTATACGGCAAAATGTCTGGGGGGCGAGAAGTAGGATCATGGTGGTAGTCTCACCCTCGGGATTCGACATGTCGTTGTCGCTGTCATCCTCCTGCATCATGTCATCCTCGGAGGAGAGGTTGGACATGAAATCGTCTTCGGAGTCCATggcgtcgtcggcggcggggtcAGCGTCGCTATGGCTGTCGTCGTTGCCGTTGtgcgaggtggtggtggtgaggggagTCGGGGGAGCGGCTTCGGGGCCCTGGTGCTGTTTGCCGGCTGAGGCGAGTTGGGTTCTCTTGTTTGGGAGAGTATCGTCCGAGATGGGGGACGTCGTCGCCTCAGCGGCCTTCCGCTTTCTAGTTTGGGGAGGAATGGTGCCGGCTTTGTAAGAGACGAGAAAAGATCTTGGACTCGCCACCCGGATGCCGTAGTGGATGATCGAGGCCGGGAGTGGTGGAAGGGCGTCAATGGGCGAATGACTCAGCAGCAGAGAAACCTGGGAGTGACGTCGAGAGTCGAgcttgttggggttggagcCGAGTAGCGCGGGGTAGCAGTCGTATTGATCGATGTCGGTCGCGGAAGATGATGCCGGGCAATTGTATGTACTTGAAGTTGTATGTGACGGAATGAAGGGAAGTCTTGCGAGATGGGATGATTGCTTTGGGTGGGTTTGTTGTTTTGGGTCAAGATGGGATTCCGGGCGGAAACTCCCTAAAAGCGGGCAGAGGCCCGTACAGGGTGCTAGAATAGAGTAAGGTACAGTATCTTTTGTACCAGTTACACTGGAGGTTAGAggctatattactagtagtactTCGGTTCTCTACTGGCTGGAGGCAGGTACCGTGCAATACCCTGCAGGCTTAAGGTATGTATGTGTACTGCCCGACCCGATCGATGTACCTAAGGTAGGGAGGTAGCGGCAGGATACCTAGTCGACAGGAGACAGCAAGGGAATCAAtcacctctacctacctctactgtagaggtagtttccAAGTGTACTTATGCCGCCGACTCGAAAGAGAGATGCCCTACactaaggtaggtactaaTGAGTGGGCGATGTTTGATACACATCTAAGTAGTTCCTTTTGGCTAAGACAGTCCAACGAAGTGTTGTAGTGACGGCACAACACTCAGCGGGTCAAAGAAGTGAAGGACCTACGGGACCGTCGACGGGAGCTGTGCCCGGTGCCTGGCTGCCTCCTTGTCACTCCTGCCCAACTCACTGTTGCCCTGTTTGCTGCCTGTTTCTTGGCCGCTTCACGGCAAAGGCAAGTCGGGTCAGTCCGTGACAGGACCCTTGCTGAGCTAACAGATTGACAAAGGTGGGTTatgtaggtacactacaaaaTAATCAAGGTACACGCGCATTTGCTGTCGGGGAAATCAGTCAGCATTCTGTAGGGTCAGGATTTTGATTTCAAATGCCGTCCCCAGAGTTCCACTTTGAAACTCCGCTGCCATCGAAAGGTGGATTCCGGGGAACATGGAccattcatcatcatgggGAAGATTGCAAAGATACCTTATTACTTGTAGCATGGGAAAAGTAAGGGATTTGATCTGACATGATCATTGTTCTGAGCTCAAGTAAATGGCAATAAGATGATATTCAAGTCATGCAagaataggtagaggtacctagtagGCATGTTCCCCATTTTGCGTTCCCGCTCGTTCTCGTAGAGACCATCGATAGATTGGCAGAAGTCAGTAGGTAGTGGTCAAGCAGCTCACGAGTGACCAGTCGGGAATAATCTGGGTGGTCATGGGATAATTCAAGTCACAAACTTCGGATAGATTCAGCTGTTCAGGTGTGCCTTTTCCCGAATCTCACCttgaagggggggggttcaGATGGGAGGGAGAGACTGCGTCGATCAAGTTGGAAGGTGGTCGGGTGGTCAATGACGGAGAAGTCTTAACAGAGGCACAtgggggttagggttatagtaGCTCACCTCACTAAAGGTACATACACACAAGATACGCTAGTGCAGAATGTAACTCCTGCTAGCGTCGTCATAGGGCCCTGTCGAGCACGCGATAAAGCAGAGGGTGTCTCCAAAGCTTCCGTTCCCTATTCCAGAAAGATACCAATTTTCCACCAACACCCAACTCTAGATTGGATGCGCCATTGGCTCTTCCACCCATATTGACCAAAGTTATTGGCCTGGTAATTATTCAGAAAGGATTCAAACGACATCAATGGGCTCAGAACGTACAGAAGACGACCACAGGTCGCGTCGCCGTGACCATCATCGAGACGCCCccagagacagagacagcGCAAGCACCAGCCGACACAACAAGCGCGACACTGCAGAAGACTCCCACAGACATCGCAGGCGCTCTCGGGACCGGTCTCCCAACAGATCTCAGTCTCCAAGGCGAGATCACCGAAGACGATCCAGATCACCAGATACCAAAAAGCGCCCATCGCGTTCGCGGTCACCACGcgacagagacagagacaggGAGCGGAGAAGGGACAGGGACCGACGTGGAGACCGAGGCGAGGACGACAGTGACAGACGACACCGCCGGCGCGAagacaagggcaaggacggCTACTCGGATAGAggcagagacagagacagagaccGCCGTAGGAATCGCTCATCAGAAAGACGCTCTACCCGAAGAGAAACACAGCAACCAGATGAAAATGCCGACAACAAGCGCAGCCTAACCAAGCGAGGCGGTCCTTTACCGTCGCAAGGTGACTCCTTCGCTGTCAGCATTGGCGAAGAACCCGAGAAACCCAAGGAGAAGCCGAACTTTGGCAACACAGGCGTGCTCGCCGCTCAGTCCAACACGGTCACGCAAGCCGACGGGACCACTGTTACGCTCAAATACCACGAGCCGCCCGAGGCCCGCAAGCCCGCCCCGCGCGACCAGTGGCGCCTGTACGTCTTCAAGGGCGACGAGGTCATTGACACTATCGAGCTG
It encodes:
- a CDS encoding succinyl-CoA:3-ketoacid-coenzyme A transferase subunit A, giving the protein MSTALRTLKAYAKYGNNHSALLARCFSTTLRRPEINKLYPSASAALADMKPNSTLLCGGFGLCGVPDTLIDEVIHKPEITGLTAVSNNAGTDTSGLGKLLKTKQIKKMIASYIGENKTFEQMYLTGEVELELTPQGTLAERCAAGGKGIPAFYTPAAFGTVVQTGELPLKNKPDGTPDVFSYPKDVKVFNGKSYLLEHSIAGDYAFVKAYKADRLGNCQFRLAAHNFNGAMGRNAKVTIVEAEHIVEPGEIPPEAVHLPGIYVQRVIQSTAEKNIEKFTFAKDPNDPDAKKALGSGETANKRERIVRRAAKEFKNGMYANLGIGMPMLAPNFVEEGVEVLLQSENGILGLGPYPKKGEEDADLINAGKETVTLAPGAAVFGSEESFGMIRAGRINLTILGAMQVSANGDLANWMLPGKVKGFGGAMDLVSNPEKTKVVVTMEHTDKKGNAKIVKQCAFPLTGKACVSRIITELGVFDVDFGKGLTLIEIADGVTVDEIKAKTEAPFVVAEDLKPML
- a CDS encoding RING-5 — protein: MDSEDDFMSNLSSEDDMMQEDDSDNDMSNPEDFDFDDEPDLDTGNKDSQQAKKHNYLDIPFKVFRPEDIQKQQDGLVDEVNMILDISKEEAAILLRHFRWNRERLIEDYMDKPRQVLDAAGLAQTAADKPRLQVIPGFMCDICCEDGDGLESFAIKCGHRYCVDCYRQYLSQKIREEGEAARIQCPADGCNLIIDARSLDILVTPELTERYHELLMRTYVEDKETLKWCPSPDCANAVECGVKKKDLTKVVPTVSCLCGHRFCFGCIYTDHQPAPCELVKKWLKKCADDSETANWISANTKECPKCNSTIEKNGGCNHMTCRKCKYEFCWMCMGLWSEHGTSWYNCNRFEEKSGAEARDAQARSRVSLERYLHYYNRYHNHEQSARLDKDLYVKTEKKMVELQKQSGMSWIEVQYLQSASQALQTCRQTLMWTYAFAFYLARNNLTEIFESNQKDLEMAVENLSEMFEKPVQDLAQPGLKVDIMDKTSYCNKRRVILLEDTAENLQKGKWTFNIDLVSGAPIVNPTSTPATTSGSRR
- a CDS encoding FHA domain-containing protein SNIP1, which gives rise to MGSERTEDDHRSRRRDHHRDAPRDRDSASTSRHNKRDTAEDSHRHRRRSRDRSPNRSQSPRRDHRRRSRSPDTKKRPSRSRSPRDRDRDRERRRDRDRRGDRGEDDSDRRHRRREDKGKDGYSDRGRDRDRDRRRNRSSERRSTRRETQQPDENADNKRSLTKRGGPLPSQGDSFAVSIGEEPEKPKEKPNFGNTGVLAAQSNTVTQADGTTVTLKYHEPPEARKPAPRDQWRLYVFKGDEVIDTIELHTRSCWLVGRDLAIADLPAEHPSISKQHAVIQFRYTEKRNEYGDKIGRVKPYLIDLESANGTKLNGDKVPDSRYLELRDKDMIQFGSSTRETSAEFMPSMSTDLPTMVEQYTHCRLDSQRLW